Proteins encoded by one window of Chondromyces crocatus:
- a CDS encoding PilZ domain-containing protein, translating to MSEPAQLARSAREQLATALNALQSDGDVPAELEELAEPIAEAMGILHRIERSSGIEPAGPEAVLGLVRQALNQIQTISSDHPLLETVMDAVAMSLSKAHALSRMAKAVVPHRPVLDVINSPTAAEPPEADSASAPQSTPRPEGDGSLSAVQAATAPRDVRTEEQWTELAPIPAQIVQSVEETFARSSFKEAESWQAAPEHQAKTVESSSSVQAPPSEERRFSPLVQSASPRPTPEGALRTAASSASSKPFPFAGEEHARRIPSAERPAHFGSTRPVDSSEPPSQVVAAASPVESVLRNAPRGKIAEFDVALGTQSASNLWDGIDGQDVIEHGGIFVATYKAPKIGSSVRLHVHLPGDCEFQALASIVWTREPGGAGDTEPGFGARFTQISPEARQLVRRFARNREPLFYDSL from the coding sequence ATGTCGGAACCCGCGCAGCTTGCAAGAAGTGCCCGTGAGCAGCTCGCCACAGCGCTCAATGCACTCCAATCGGACGGAGATGTGCCCGCCGAACTCGAAGAATTGGCCGAGCCAATCGCCGAGGCTATGGGCATCTTGCATCGAATCGAGCGATCGAGCGGGATCGAACCTGCCGGACCCGAGGCCGTGCTGGGTCTCGTGCGGCAGGCATTGAACCAGATCCAGACGATCTCATCCGATCATCCCCTCCTCGAGACCGTGATGGACGCGGTGGCGATGTCGTTGAGCAAGGCGCATGCGCTGTCGCGTATGGCGAAGGCTGTCGTGCCGCACCGTCCGGTTCTCGACGTCATCAATTCGCCGACCGCCGCCGAACCTCCAGAGGCAGACTCTGCGTCCGCCCCCCAGTCCACCCCCAGACCAGAGGGAGATGGTTCGCTGAGCGCTGTTCAGGCGGCGACAGCGCCGCGAGACGTTCGTACAGAAGAGCAGTGGACGGAACTGGCCCCCATCCCTGCACAGATCGTGCAGTCGGTCGAGGAGACGTTCGCTCGGTCCTCCTTCAAGGAGGCAGAGAGCTGGCAGGCTGCCCCTGAGCACCAAGCGAAGACTGTCGAATCGAGTTCCTCGGTCCAGGCGCCACCATCGGAAGAACGACGGTTCTCACCACTCGTTCAATCCGCAAGCCCGAGACCAACACCAGAAGGGGCTCTCCGAACAGCTGCCTCGAGCGCCTCGAGCAAGCCCTTCCCGTTTGCCGGAGAAGAGCACGCCAGGCGGATCCCATCCGCAGAACGTCCCGCCCACTTCGGCTCGACTCGGCCTGTCGATTCGTCGGAACCGCCATCGCAGGTCGTGGCCGCTGCGAGTCCTGTCGAGAGTGTCTTGCGGAATGCGCCGCGAGGCAAAATAGCCGAGTTTGACGTGGCACTCGGAACGCAAAGCGCGTCGAACCTGTGGGATGGGATCGATGGCCAAGATGTGATCGAACATGGCGGGATCTTCGTGGCGACGTACAAGGCTCCGAAGATCGGAAGCAGCGTGAGGCTTCACGTGCATCTTCCAGGGGACTGCGAGTTTCAAGCACTTGCGTCGATTGTCTGGACGCGAGAGCCTGGTGGGGCCGGCGATACGGAGCCTGGCTTTGGGGCGCGGTTCACGCAGATTTCTCCGGAGGCTCGGCAACTCGTTCGTCGATTTGCTCGCAACCGGGAACCGCTGTTTTACGATTCTTTGTGA
- a CDS encoding methionyl-tRNA formyltransferase, translating to MCLAEKTTTSEPSRTSLPGGGKLFDHAGSVTTLPPSTTPDRLRLAFFGLPLAALLLERDGHDVVLCSVSRTDAPGLRRARRLFEDRVLVRPDVQASTFRERLEALEPDLVVSWFWTTRLPMKLVEIARLGGINVHPSLLPRHRGPDPTTWAILLGDEESGVTVHRLAEEYDSGNIIEREKISIEPTWNAWQLARALDRPSLRVLRRTVQNLTTNGRLPEIPQDPALATDAPFLDDEASAICWSWPTQHVLRHVRALAPAPGAWTEMNGSVVTVLRAAVAPVVPKVLRPGEATVMDDQALVRTADGAIVLLQAEIDGEPAAAPRLAELVRSHAQSAFDVQISQE from the coding sequence ATGTGCCTTGCGGAGAAGACGACGACATCGGAGCCTTCTCGTACCAGCCTCCCAGGAGGCGGAAAACTTTTCGACCACGCGGGCTCCGTCACCACCTTGCCTCCTTCCACGACCCCAGACCGGCTACGTCTCGCGTTCTTCGGCTTGCCCCTCGCCGCCCTCCTGCTCGAGCGGGATGGCCACGATGTCGTGCTCTGCTCGGTCAGCAGGACGGATGCTCCCGGGTTGCGACGTGCCCGGAGGCTGTTCGAGGATCGCGTGCTGGTGCGACCTGACGTGCAAGCGTCGACGTTTCGAGAGCGGCTGGAGGCGCTCGAGCCCGATCTCGTGGTCAGCTGGTTCTGGACCACGCGATTGCCCATGAAGCTGGTCGAGATCGCCAGGCTGGGTGGGATCAACGTGCATCCGTCACTGCTGCCGCGGCATCGAGGTCCAGATCCCACGACGTGGGCCATCCTTCTCGGGGATGAAGAGAGCGGCGTGACCGTCCACCGGCTCGCCGAGGAGTACGACAGTGGCAACATTATCGAGCGAGAAAAGATCTCGATTGAGCCAACGTGGAACGCTTGGCAGCTCGCGCGCGCTCTCGATCGCCCCAGCTTGCGCGTCTTGCGACGAACGGTGCAGAACCTGACAACGAACGGACGCCTGCCAGAAATCCCCCAAGATCCAGCCCTGGCGACGGACGCACCCTTCCTCGATGATGAGGCGAGCGCCATCTGCTGGTCCTGGCCGACGCAGCACGTGCTCCGGCACGTGAGGGCACTGGCGCCCGCTCCGGGGGCGTGGACCGAAATGAATGGTTCTGTGGTCACCGTGTTGCGCGCGGCCGTCGCGCCCGTCGTGCCAAAGGTTTTGCGTCCGGGTGAAGCCACCGTGATGGACGACCAGGCGCTGGTCCGGACGGCTGATGGGGCAATTGTGCTCTTGCAAGCCGAGATTGACGGCGAGCCAGCTGCAGCTCCTCGACTCGCCGAGCTCGTGCGCAGCCACGCTCAGTCAGCCTTCGACGTGCAGATCTCTCAGGAGTGA
- a CDS encoding ATP synthase F0 subunit C produces MSLKSKLSLSVMIATAVVLFPAMAMAQDAASNQFDTNSMLAIAAGFAVGLAALGGTLGQGRAAAAALEGISRNPGAAARIQTPMILGLALIESLVLLAWVIAFMLQGQIK; encoded by the coding sequence ATGTCGCTGAAGAGCAAGCTGTCCCTGTCCGTCATGATCGCCACCGCGGTGGTCCTCTTCCCCGCAATGGCGATGGCACAGGATGCAGCGTCCAACCAGTTCGACACGAACTCGATGCTGGCGATCGCCGCCGGGTTCGCGGTCGGCCTCGCAGCCCTCGGTGGCACCCTGGGCCAGGGTCGCGCAGCGGCGGCAGCCCTCGAAGGGATCTCCCGCAATCCTGGGGCAGCCGCCCGAATCCAGACCCCGATGATCCTCGGCCTCGCGCTCATCGAGTCGCTCGTGCTCCTGGCCTGGGTCATCGCCTTCATGCTCCAGGGCCAGATCAAGTAA
- a CDS encoding ATP synthase subunit I gives MRAALVAVAATTAVLTLGALFSYSPRVALGVGLGGCIAVLNLYVFAKIVDAFIGRRGNAAPWAVIAVIKVVGLIGAVWLILRTNVVPPLSLTVGFSALIVGITLGSLFGPKPPDDHEPRSRP, from the coding sequence ATGCGCGCAGCCCTCGTGGCAGTTGCCGCCACGACGGCTGTCCTGACACTGGGAGCGCTCTTCTCCTACAGTCCGCGCGTGGCCCTGGGCGTAGGCCTGGGCGGATGCATAGCGGTGCTGAACCTCTATGTTTTCGCAAAGATCGTCGACGCCTTCATCGGACGACGGGGCAACGCGGCTCCCTGGGCGGTCATCGCCGTCATCAAGGTGGTTGGACTCATTGGCGCTGTCTGGCTGATCCTTCGAACCAACGTCGTCCCTCCGCTGTCGCTCACCGTGGGATTCAGCGCTCTCATCGTCGGCATCACGCTCGGTTCACTGTTCGGACCGAAGCCCCCCGACGATCACGAGCCGAGGTCAAGGCCCTGA
- a CDS encoding cell division protein FtsX, which produces MCLAAALLVVTNLAAVRDRWSHAGRATVYLRDEARDTEIADLRSALEGTPGIRQVRQVTAADARREIVTDETDSLLASLPLSAFPASLELGFEDDLSDDELSSIAVKLRALPAVELVETYQRWTDRLSALLNSGVTASVCLALIVLCAVVSVIGSTMRLLLHRRRIEVEVLKLVGATDGFVKRPFILEGATQGAAGAAGAILLLGMLFLIVRGHFDTELISLLGVAPRFLSLPAALGMVGLGGLLGTITALLTLRRMAAI; this is translated from the coding sequence GTGTGCCTTGCCGCAGCGCTACTCGTCGTCACCAACCTCGCGGCGGTTCGCGATCGCTGGTCGCATGCAGGCCGCGCCACTGTCTACCTCCGGGATGAGGCGAGGGACACGGAGATCGCTGACCTGCGGAGCGCCCTCGAAGGGACTCCCGGCATCAGGCAGGTGCGACAGGTCACCGCCGCAGATGCTCGCCGGGAGATTGTCACCGACGAGACAGACAGCCTCCTCGCCTCACTCCCCCTCAGCGCGTTTCCTGCCTCTCTCGAGCTCGGCTTTGAGGATGATCTTTCGGACGATGAGCTCTCCTCCATCGCGGTCAAGCTGCGGGCTCTTCCCGCCGTGGAGCTCGTCGAGACGTACCAGCGCTGGACCGATCGCCTCTCCGCGCTACTCAACAGCGGCGTGACTGCGAGCGTGTGCTTGGCGCTCATCGTCCTCTGCGCTGTCGTCAGTGTCATTGGCTCGACGATGCGCTTGCTCTTGCACAGAAGGCGCATCGAGGTCGAGGTCCTCAAGCTCGTCGGCGCAACGGATGGGTTTGTGAAGCGTCCTTTCATCCTGGAAGGCGCGACCCAAGGAGCAGCGGGTGCAGCAGGAGCCATCCTCTTGCTGGGCATGTTGTTTCTGATCGTCAGAGGTCACTTCGATACGGAGCTGATCAGCCTGCTGGGAGTTGCCCCCAGATTCCTCTCCCTCCCTGCTGCACTCGGGATGGTGGGCTTGGGCGGGCTCCTGGGGACGATCACCGCGCTTCTGACGTTGCGACGGATGGCGGCCATATGA
- the atpB gene encoding F0F1 ATP synthase subunit A: MPEHTGFLTYLLAMLPGLRENARNLGHSFVGHHRLDYRGLEPIFMSLLVMIVFILLAIEVRAKFQRLDETVIPEEKLTLRTFFEAFFGFFYNMARDIMGADNAKRYFPIIGGSAAFIFFSNATSLLPGFNPPTSSLNVTVGCALFIFLAFNYYGLKENGWAYIAHLAGPKWYLAPLIFPVELISTCVRPVTLAVRLMVNIGVDHLVGSIFLGLIAVLVPVPIMFLAVIVILVQTLVFCLLSCIYIGLATEKHEHHH; the protein is encoded by the coding sequence ATGCCCGAGCACACAGGATTTCTGACCTATCTACTCGCGATGCTCCCCGGTCTGCGTGAGAACGCGCGCAACCTGGGCCACAGCTTCGTGGGACACCACCGGCTCGATTACCGAGGACTGGAGCCAATCTTCATGAGCTTGCTCGTGATGATCGTCTTCATCCTCCTGGCGATTGAGGTGCGAGCCAAGTTCCAGCGCCTGGATGAGACCGTCATCCCCGAGGAGAAGCTCACGCTCCGAACCTTCTTCGAAGCGTTCTTCGGCTTCTTCTACAACATGGCTCGCGACATCATGGGGGCAGACAACGCCAAACGTTACTTCCCCATCATTGGCGGCTCGGCAGCATTCATCTTCTTCTCCAACGCCACCTCGCTCCTGCCGGGCTTCAATCCTCCGACCTCCAGCTTGAACGTCACGGTCGGCTGCGCCCTCTTCATCTTCCTGGCGTTCAACTACTATGGGCTGAAGGAAAATGGCTGGGCATACATCGCCCACCTGGCGGGGCCGAAATGGTATCTGGCGCCGCTCATCTTCCCTGTCGAACTCATCTCGACCTGCGTTCGGCCAGTCACTCTGGCAGTTCGTCTCATGGTCAATATCGGCGTCGATCACCTCGTTGGGAGCATCTTCCTTGGTCTCATCGCGGTGCTGGTGCCGGTCCCGATCATGTTCCTCGCGGTGATCGTCATCCTCGTGCAGACCCTGGTCTTCTGTCTGCTGAGCTGCATCTACATCGGTCTGGCCACGGAGAAGCACGAGCATCACCACTGA
- a CDS encoding ABC1 kinase family protein gives MVSIVTAVRDLNRLRQIYLVLVRHGFGEVAQRLGFRGRRGEDAQLRAISAGALGKPDAIEGGDAGDGSIDVVVSEEEELRGEEARRKTSPAARVRMCAMELGPSFVKLGQIASTRTDLLPREWIDELKKLQDEVTPLPFEEIKVAVEASLGASLGELYERFDERPLAAASIGQVHRAVLRHSEGLKDVVVKVQRPGVRTTVARDLELLHALAMLVERAIPESKLYSPVELVNQFDRAITCELDFSLEADNAARFRRNFAGYKTPEPETTSTRGDVSSVVEMQRASESTNSVVFPHVYREVSSKQVLTLEFLPGLKVHDAIQSRGHKGPLIAKAAVGVVIKMIFEDGFFHADPHPGNILIMGDPERPVFGLIDLGMVGRLSPEMRDRTVDLMIAAVRQDHIGVADALYAIGTPTRKVEMRAYRAHVSILSEKYLGRPLKEIDLAAMISDLIQGATKFGIEIPADFLLVGKALMTIEGVGKEIDPDLDVMGEARPYFLDLLRQRYSPERIGMELWRGVNQLSTAAYDLPQQTREVLEDLRLGRLTVQTSDSSLPATVDRLGRRLFAGLVVSAFVLSGTWLIATGTQLVLGGVLLGFGGAYLLLHVTQDMLRRWH, from the coding sequence GTCAGATCTACCTGGTGCTCGTGCGGCACGGGTTTGGCGAGGTCGCCCAGCGTCTTGGTTTTCGTGGTCGCCGTGGCGAAGACGCTCAGCTCAGGGCCATCTCGGCCGGAGCGCTCGGAAAGCCAGATGCCATCGAAGGAGGCGATGCGGGAGACGGTTCCATCGATGTGGTGGTCTCTGAGGAAGAAGAACTCCGAGGAGAGGAAGCGCGCCGCAAGACCTCGCCAGCTGCGCGGGTGCGGATGTGCGCAATGGAGCTCGGCCCATCCTTCGTCAAGCTGGGGCAGATCGCCTCCACACGCACCGATCTTCTCCCGAGGGAGTGGATCGATGAGCTGAAGAAGCTGCAGGACGAAGTCACGCCGCTACCCTTCGAAGAGATCAAGGTCGCCGTCGAGGCGTCACTCGGTGCATCGCTCGGCGAGCTCTACGAGCGATTTGATGAGCGCCCGCTGGCGGCGGCTTCGATCGGTCAGGTACACCGCGCCGTACTTCGCCACAGCGAGGGCCTGAAGGACGTGGTGGTCAAGGTTCAGCGTCCAGGGGTCCGGACGACGGTGGCGCGCGATCTGGAGCTACTGCACGCCTTGGCGATGCTCGTCGAACGTGCCATTCCCGAGTCCAAGCTCTATTCCCCGGTTGAATTGGTGAATCAGTTCGATCGAGCGATCACCTGCGAGTTGGACTTCTCTCTCGAGGCCGACAACGCAGCTCGTTTCAGGCGGAACTTCGCCGGATACAAGACGCCCGAGCCCGAGACGACCTCAACGCGTGGAGATGTCTCCAGCGTCGTGGAGATGCAGCGAGCAAGCGAGTCGACCAACTCCGTCGTGTTTCCCCACGTCTACCGCGAAGTATCGTCGAAGCAGGTGCTCACCCTGGAGTTTCTACCTGGCTTGAAGGTCCACGATGCCATCCAGTCGAGAGGTCACAAGGGGCCCTTGATTGCCAAGGCTGCTGTTGGCGTCGTGATCAAGATGATCTTCGAGGACGGCTTTTTTCATGCCGATCCTCACCCTGGGAACATCTTGATCATGGGTGATCCAGAGCGGCCAGTGTTCGGCCTGATTGATCTGGGAATGGTCGGGAGACTCTCGCCGGAGATGCGAGATCGGACCGTCGATTTGATGATCGCAGCGGTTCGGCAAGATCACATCGGTGTCGCTGACGCGCTCTATGCCATTGGAACGCCGACACGAAAGGTCGAGATGCGCGCGTACCGCGCTCACGTGTCGATCCTGTCTGAAAAATATCTCGGACGTCCGCTCAAGGAGATCGATCTCGCGGCGATGATCAGCGACCTGATCCAGGGAGCGACCAAGTTTGGTATCGAGATCCCTGCCGACTTTCTGCTCGTCGGAAAAGCGTTGATGACGATCGAGGGGGTCGGGAAAGAGATCGACCCTGATCTTGATGTGATGGGAGAGGCCCGTCCGTACTTCCTCGACCTGTTGCGACAGCGATACTCACCCGAACGAATTGGGATGGAGCTGTGGCGCGGGGTGAATCAGCTGTCGACCGCGGCTTATGACCTGCCGCAGCAGACACGCGAAGTGCTGGAGGACTTGAGGCTTGGCCGCCTGACCGTCCAGACGAGTGACTCCTCGCTTCCTGCCACGGTCGACCGCCTGGGACGTCGGCTCTTTGCTGGCTTGGTGGTGAGTGCCTTCGTGCTCTCAGGCACGTGGCTCATCGCCACGGGGACTCAGCTCGTCCTCGGTGGCGTGCTGCTCGGATTCGGGGGAGCTTACCTGCTGTTGCACGTCACGCAGGACATGCTGCGTCGCTGGCACTAG
- a CDS encoding murein hydrolase activator EnvC family protein, with protein sequence MRAAIHAALFLAAALTGTSASDAQSGASTTHGVSKASMLGENDLDRLLARFDAEEKALKAELLATGPQLEVVRHRMSARGRAYYRGLRAGFLPVGGGFDALVDHAARLERLRRSLERDLAREQELTQHGVTLEARLVRLRAERAPLDVQREAMNRARFALAQEEDRRAAFSRAFETSVRPDHVAVYGADLGPTDLDERAGFRSLKGRLPLPLTGRVEVRQISRPGSSLPGLSFSAASSGQVRSVAAGRVAFADMYADYGLTVILDHGDHHYSLYSGLSSADVRVSEQLAAGAQVGTVKGDPDGGKLYFELRHRAEVIHPGAWFGL encoded by the coding sequence ATGAGAGCGGCCATCCACGCTGCACTTTTTCTCGCGGCAGCTCTGACGGGCACCAGCGCGAGCGACGCTCAGAGCGGTGCCAGCACCACACACGGTGTGTCCAAAGCGTCGATGCTGGGCGAAAACGATCTCGATCGACTCCTCGCCAGATTTGACGCCGAAGAGAAGGCGCTGAAGGCAGAGCTCCTCGCCACAGGCCCTCAGCTTGAAGTCGTTCGGCACCGCATGAGCGCCCGTGGACGGGCCTATTACAGGGGTTTGCGGGCGGGGTTCTTGCCCGTCGGCGGTGGGTTCGACGCGCTGGTCGATCACGCGGCTCGTCTGGAGCGGCTCCGCCGTTCCCTCGAGCGGGATTTGGCTCGAGAACAAGAGCTCACGCAGCATGGCGTCACGCTCGAGGCGCGACTCGTTCGTCTGCGTGCCGAACGGGCCCCCCTCGATGTCCAGCGGGAGGCGATGAACCGCGCGCGGTTCGCCTTGGCGCAAGAAGAAGACCGTCGTGCCGCCTTCAGCCGGGCATTCGAGACCAGTGTTCGGCCTGACCACGTAGCGGTGTACGGTGCCGACCTCGGCCCCACCGACCTCGACGAACGCGCCGGCTTCCGCAGCCTCAAGGGCAGGCTTCCCCTCCCGCTGACAGGTCGTGTCGAGGTCCGACAGATCAGCCGTCCAGGCTCTTCCCTGCCCGGCCTATCCTTCTCCGCCGCCTCCTCGGGGCAGGTTCGCAGCGTCGCGGCCGGTAGAGTGGCCTTCGCGGATATGTATGCAGACTACGGTCTGACCGTGATTCTCGACCACGGGGACCACCATTACTCTCTCTACTCGGGGCTCAGCTCGGCCGATGTCCGTGTCTCCGAACAGCTCGCTGCAGGAGCACAGGTAGGAACGGTCAAGGGAGATCCGGATGGTGGCAAGCTGTACTTCGAACTGCGCCACAGGGCAGAGGTCATCCACCCCGGGGCATGGTTCGGCCTCTGA
- a CDS encoding ATP-binding cassette domain-containing protein, with protein MLIFEDVYKSYRADQPVLRGLSLTIERGEFIFITGPSGSGKSTLLRIVHHTEHVDEGRILFLGRDIARLTDPSVPALRRNIGFVFQDFKLVPGWTVFDNVAIALEVLGLPSRVIRTRVGEVLERVGLAGRGQDRARVLSGGEQQRVAIARAIVGDPALILADEPTGNLDPQLAIDLLGLFEDIHEMGTTVLFATHDRTLLDVRPRRVVVLDDGKATDVPQGLSAFQDSYEPDDDFADSGVRGPSMKQEAS; from the coding sequence ATCCTCATTTTCGAGGACGTTTACAAATCCTACCGTGCCGATCAGCCGGTACTTCGTGGTCTCTCTCTGACGATCGAGCGCGGGGAGTTCATTTTCATCACCGGCCCCAGTGGCTCTGGAAAGAGCACCCTCCTGCGGATCGTTCATCACACCGAACATGTCGATGAAGGCAGGATCCTCTTCCTCGGGCGCGACATTGCCCGACTCACCGACCCATCGGTCCCGGCACTCCGACGAAACATCGGCTTCGTCTTTCAGGATTTCAAACTGGTGCCGGGTTGGACGGTATTCGACAACGTTGCCATCGCACTGGAAGTCCTTGGCCTCCCTTCACGTGTCATTCGGACGCGGGTTGGCGAGGTGCTCGAGCGGGTTGGCCTCGCCGGACGTGGCCAGGACCGCGCGCGTGTTCTCTCAGGCGGGGAGCAACAACGGGTCGCGATCGCACGCGCCATCGTCGGAGATCCCGCTCTGATCCTCGCCGACGAACCCACTGGCAACCTCGACCCTCAGCTCGCGATCGATCTCCTTGGGCTGTTCGAGGACATCCACGAGATGGGAACCACCGTGCTCTTCGCGACTCACGACCGCACGCTGCTCGACGTACGACCGCGGCGCGTGGTCGTCCTCGATGATGGCAAGGCGACGGATGTTCCCCAGGGGCTGAGCGCCTTTCAAGATTCCTACGAGCCAGATGACGACTTCGCGGACAGCGGTGTTCGTGGTCCTTCGATGAAGCAGGAAGCCTCCTGA
- the rdgB gene encoding RdgB/HAM1 family non-canonical purine NTP pyrophosphatase, whose translation MNPDLPCLLLATTNRGKLAELRALLADLPLQLVSLADVLPNQPPVPEDGLTFEENALIKARAAAKAANLLTLAEDAGLEVDALGGQPGVRSARYAGETATDQANNAKLLSALNGVKPDARRARFRCVMVLLEPRRPDHPILAEGRCEGWINEEPRGTGGFGYDPLFQVEGLNQTLAELGQDAKNEISHRSQAVLALKPALQALISRRDDQAPPP comes from the coding sequence GTGAACCCCGATTTGCCCTGCTTGCTGCTCGCGACCACCAACCGCGGAAAACTGGCCGAACTGCGCGCTTTGCTTGCAGACCTTCCCCTTCAGCTCGTCTCCCTTGCAGACGTCCTGCCGAACCAGCCTCCGGTGCCGGAAGATGGTCTCACGTTCGAGGAGAACGCACTCATCAAGGCACGCGCCGCCGCGAAGGCGGCAAACCTGCTCACACTCGCGGAAGATGCCGGCCTGGAAGTCGACGCTCTCGGTGGCCAGCCGGGCGTCCGCTCTGCTCGCTATGCAGGCGAGACGGCCACAGATCAGGCGAACAACGCGAAACTGCTGTCGGCACTGAACGGCGTGAAGCCGGATGCACGACGAGCTCGGTTTCGCTGCGTCATGGTCCTTCTGGAGCCGCGCAGACCCGATCACCCGATTCTTGCCGAGGGGCGCTGCGAAGGCTGGATCAACGAAGAGCCGCGTGGCACGGGCGGCTTCGGCTACGATCCCCTCTTCCAGGTTGAAGGGCTCAACCAGACGCTGGCGGAACTCGGTCAAGACGCGAAAAATGAGATCAGTCATCGCAGCCAGGCCGTTTTGGCGCTGAAACCAGCGCTGCAGGCGCTCATCTCACGACGCGACGACCAGGCCCCCCCGCCATGA
- a CDS encoding AtpZ/AtpI family protein: MKQEWKSVGNFGTLGLEIVLSILLGLFVGRWLDGKLGISPWMTLLWSAFGVGAAVKAILRSVRDMRAETEREEREQGNPLPRYGSPSPSDVDPIRGESASHASNDLDSPSPPDPERGTGQESEGAKR, translated from the coding sequence ATGAAACAAGAGTGGAAGTCCGTCGGAAACTTCGGGACGCTCGGCCTCGAGATTGTTCTCTCGATTCTGCTTGGCCTATTTGTCGGTCGATGGCTCGACGGAAAGCTGGGCATCTCTCCATGGATGACACTCCTGTGGTCGGCCTTCGGCGTCGGAGCCGCGGTCAAAGCAATCTTGCGGAGTGTGCGAGACATGCGCGCCGAAACGGAACGGGAGGAGCGTGAGCAAGGGAATCCTCTGCCACGCTACGGGAGTCCTTCACCAAGCGATGTTGACCCGATAAGGGGCGAGAGCGCATCCCACGCTTCAAACGACCTCGACTCACCCTCCCCGCCCGACCCTGAGCGCGGGACAGGACAAGAGAGCGAAGGAGCGAAACGATGA
- the rph gene encoding ribonuclease PH yields the protein MNRLDGRAADQPRPVEVTTGFQRNAEGSVLYRAGRTVVLCTASVDPTVPPWMAGKGRGWLTAEYQMHPRSSPTRRESRDGRGKAPSGRTQEIQRLIGRSLRAALDLRRLGEMSITIDCDVLEADGGTRTASITGGFIALALALSRLHGSGLLTEPVLRDQVTAISVGHLEEGLALDLVYTEDSTARVDLNLVATPRGGIVEVQATAEDEAIPRHEMDRMIDLGFVGVRALAKTQLEALAHAGVDLPMLFQPERWVVL from the coding sequence GTGAATCGCCTGGATGGCCGCGCCGCTGATCAACCCCGCCCCGTCGAAGTCACCACGGGCTTCCAACGAAACGCAGAAGGCTCCGTCCTGTACCGAGCTGGCCGGACCGTGGTGCTCTGTACGGCCTCTGTCGATCCAACGGTTCCCCCCTGGATGGCGGGGAAAGGTCGTGGATGGCTGACGGCCGAGTACCAGATGCACCCGCGCTCCAGCCCGACCAGGCGCGAATCCCGGGATGGACGAGGCAAAGCCCCCAGCGGACGTACTCAGGAAATCCAGCGACTCATCGGACGCTCCCTGCGCGCTGCGCTGGATCTTCGGCGCCTGGGAGAGATGTCCATCACGATTGACTGCGACGTCCTCGAGGCAGATGGGGGAACACGGACAGCCTCGATCACCGGTGGCTTCATCGCACTCGCGCTCGCCCTCAGCCGGCTCCATGGCAGTGGTCTCCTGACCGAGCCGGTGTTGCGTGATCAAGTGACAGCCATCAGCGTCGGCCACCTCGAGGAAGGACTGGCGCTCGACCTCGTCTACACGGAGGACAGCACTGCGCGCGTGGATCTGAACCTCGTCGCCACACCCCGTGGCGGTATCGTCGAGGTGCAGGCCACCGCCGAAGACGAAGCGATCCCACGTCACGAGATGGATCGCATGATCGATCTCGGCTTCGTCGGCGTGCGGGCACTCGCCAAAACGCAGCTCGAGGCGCTCGCGCACGCAGGCGTCGACCTTCCCATGCTGTTTCAGCCCGAACGCTGGGTCGTCCTGTGA